The Drosophila innubila isolate TH190305 chromosome 3R unlocalized genomic scaffold, UK_Dinn_1.0 2_E_3R, whole genome shotgun sequence genome has a segment encoding these proteins:
- the LOC117790815 gene encoding serine proteinase stubble, whose product MKQATLIRHRPRTADPKMWPKQRWLVNRATAAIPARSTHQILEVLLALILVNCLASATAALITPPDSSSNNFEYESTSRNEDDDSPSLPSFYRSPHRLDGYYTTADLQRSHNYKISPKPCSFGRVEGTCMFVWECIKSEGQHVGMCVDSFMFGSCCAHNYTENIVLPQTAFSYTRPTKPLSLRPRPPPQPHKPLISGMTTIERPHGAGTLVIRPSGPHHQGPLSRPHPKPTSSPDLQSAASQATASSNSIWHTSTHQQQAQHHHWHMTTEPSFITKPRPTGWTKPGIVNLPAPQRPSKPPKPTKKPIVYERPPPPPPPTPATSSTTMILLGQTKPKPKPKPTRPQLSPATSLAASSPSASTITTATATATATSTSTKGTTTTTTTKRTTSTTTTTRKPTKPYQRPTTVGTTTTTTTTTTAGAAMSTTRPRPGPSSSLTSQRPTAQLPTRQPPSTAGIESNEITDSSTHDAGMGMLGNVKTISAARSECGVSMLTSPETRIVGGKPAAFGRWPWQVSVRRTSFFGFSSTHRCGGALINENWIATAGHCVDDLLIAQIRIRVGEYDFSHVQEQLPYIERGVAKKVVHPKYNFFTYEYDLALVKLEQPLEFAPHVKPICLPETESLLIGMNATVTGWGRLSEGGTLPSVLQEVSVPIVSNDNCKSMFLRAGRQEFIPDIFLCAGYETGGQDSCQGDSGGPLQAKSQDGRYFLAGIISWGIGCAEANLPGVCTRISKFVPWILEHVR is encoded by the exons ATGAAGCAAGCGACTTTAATCAGACACAGACCCAG AACCGCAGACCCGAAGATGTGGCCCAAACAGCGTTGGCTAGTCAACAGAGCAACTGCAGCGATACCAGCGAGAAGCACACACCAAATACTAGAAGTATTACTAGCCTTAATCTTAGTCAATTGCCTTGCCTCAGCGACGGCGGCGCTTATCACACCACCGgacagtagcagcaacaactttgaGTATGAATCGACATCCAGGAATGAGGATGACGACAGTCCATCCCTGCCCAGTTTCTATCGAAGTCCGCATCGCCTCGATGGCTACTATACGACAGCGGATCTGCAGCGCAGCCACAACTACAAGATAAGCCCCAAGCCGTGCTCCTTTGGTCGCGTCGAGGGCACCTGCATGTTCGTCTGGGAGTGCATCAAATCCGAGGGACAGCATGTGGGCATGTGCGTTGACTCGTTCATGTTTGGCTCCTGTTGTGCCCACAACTACACGGAAAACATTGTGCTGCCCCAGACCGCCTTCTCGTACACTCGACCCACCAAACCACTGTCGCTGAGACCGCGACCGCCACCACAGCCACACAAGCCGCTTATCAG CGGAATGACAACCATAGAGCGTCCACATGGTGCTGGAACATTGGTCATACGACCATCGGGTCCTCATCATCAGGGTCCATTGTCCCGGCCACATCCGAAGCCGACGTCTTCGCCGGATTTACAGAGTGCGGCCAGTCAGGCAACGGCCAGTTCTA aTAGTATTTGGCATACATCAACGCACCAGCAGCAGGCACAGCATCATCATTGGCATATGACCACCGAGCCAAGCTTTATTACCAAGCCGCGACCCACCGGCTGGACCAAGCCCGGCATCGTCAATTTGCCAGCACCTCAGCGCCCCTCGAAGCCGCCAAAGCCCACAAAGAAGCCGATTGTCTACGAGcggccaccgccaccgccgccgccaacGCCGGCGACGTCGTCAACGACAATGATTCTGTTGGGCCAGACGAAAccaaaacccaaacccaaaccgaCCAGGCCTCAG CTGTCGCCGGCCACATCATTAGCCGCGTCGTCCCCATCAGCatcgacaataacaacagcaacagcaacagcaacagctacatcaacatcaacaaagggcacaacaactacaactacaacaaagaGGACCACGAgtacgacaacgacgacaagaAAACCCACAAAGCCCTATCAGCGGCCCACCACAGTGGgcactacaactacaacaacaacaacaacaacagcaggagcagcaatgTCAACAACCAGACCACGTCCAGGTCCAAGCAGCAGCCTGACCAGCCAGAGACCAACGGCACAGCTGCCCACACGACAACCACCGTCGACGGCGGGCATTGAATCCAATGAGATAACGGACTCCTCCACACATGATGCCGGCATGGGAATGTTGGGCAATGTGAAGACTATTTCGGCGGCACGAAGCG AATGCGGAGTGTCGATGCTGACGAGTCCAGAGACGCGCATTGTGGGCGGCAAGCCAGCGGCCTTCGGTCGTTGGCCCTGGCAGGTGTCTGTGCGACGCACCTCGTTCTTTGGCTTCTCCAGCACCCATCGCTGCGGTGGCGCTTTGATCAACGAGAACTGGATAGCCACGGCAGGGCACTGTGTGGACGA TTTGCTTATCGCACAGATACGCATTCGCGTGGGCGAATATGACTTCTCGCATGTGCAGGAGCAGCTGCCATACATAGAACGTGGCGTGGCCAAGAAGGTGGTGCATCCGAAGTATAACTTCTTTACATACGAGTATGATCTGGCATTGGTGAAGCTGGAGCAGCCGCTTGAATTTGCGCCACATGTCAAGCCCATTTGCTTGCCCGAAACGGAGAGTCTACTGATTGGCATGAATGCCACGGTCACTGGCTGGGGTCGTCTCAGCGAGGGCGGTACTCTGCCCTCAGTGCTGCAGGAG GTCTCGGTGCCCATTGTGAGTAACGACAATTGCAAATCCATGTTTCTGCGCGCCGGTCGCCAGGAATTCATACCGGATATATTCCTATGTGCTGGCTATGAAACAGGCGGCCAGGACTCCTGTCAAGGCGACTCGGGTGGTCCGCTTCAG GCCAAGTCACAGGATGGTCGCTACTTTCTGGCTGGCATTATCTCGTGGGGCATTGGATGTGCCGAGGCCAATTTGCCCGGAGTCTGTACGCGCATCTCAAAGTTTGTGCCCTGGATACTGGAGCATGTCAGATGA
- the LOC117790844 gene encoding MICOS complex subunit MIC27 — protein sequence MLRKSTMIAAAVAVTTAATPQSAPTTDPMVCKPSDLPIYGSLRPQTQSKSHPNRAPKENALYTNLESGVRTMRMELKSGYNMVAEQTSVVGDYYRTAKDHTQRSIDFLNEPQNSMHRSGAIVMGGLAGFIFGARGGVIKKIVYTTIGAGTVASLCYPRQAEENARIVLYEGRKIFAVAYNFIKGVKPGEEVPLEPIKNFPTSLQDLKYLALDLVDEAKESLFPKKK from the exons ATGCTACGCAAATCAACGATGATAGCTGCAGCCGTGGCAGtcaccacagcagcaacaccacaAAGTGCACCAACAACCGATCCGATGGTGTGTAAACCTAGTGACCTGCCCATCTATGGTTCCTTGCGgccacaaacaca GTCTAAAAGTCACCCGAACCGGGCGCCAAAAGAAAATGCGCTCTATACGAATCTGGAGAGCGGAGTGCGCACCATGCGCATGGAGCTAAAGAGCGGCTATAATATGGTTGCTGAGCAGACATCAGTTGTCGGAGATTACTATAGGACAGCGAAGGATCATACTCAGCGTTCCATTGATTTCCTGAACGAGCCACAGAACTCGATGCATCGCAGCGGTGCCATTGTGATGGGCGGCTTGGCGGGTTTTATATTTGGGGCACGTGGCGGCGTCATTAAGAAGATCGTGTATACGACCATTGGAGCAGGTACTGTGGCATCCTTGTGCTATCCACGCCAGGCGGAGGAAAATGCCCGCATTGTGCTCTATGAGGGCcgcaaaatatttgctgttGCCTACAACTTTATCAAAGGCGTGAAGCCCGGCGAGGAAGTGCCATTGGAGCCAATCAAAAATTTCCCCACATCTCTGCAGGATCTGAAGTATCTCGCTCTTGATCTCGTGGACGAGGCTAAGGAATCGCTGTTCCCCAAGAAGAAGTAA